A genome region from Brassica oleracea var. oleracea cultivar TO1000 chromosome C2, BOL, whole genome shotgun sequence includes the following:
- the LOC106323901 gene encoding BON1-associated protein 2-like, with translation MSRESLLLSAEKPTPRERLGVSSASALGQKGMTTRKLEITAVSAEGLLIGGKPVKKNAFVAFDIAGNYSNRAMRTEVCGDYPVWKENLETEFSLPPEKKEGFMYVRVYCEISGGNDKHVVTARVPIKDFTGEYAPEGFLQCLSYRLWDDYGKRNGIVNFSARIVPISKPGLRPFWLR, from the coding sequence ATGTCTCGTGAAAGCCTTCTTCTCTCTGCTGAAAAACCAACGCCTCGTGAAAGGCTTGGTGTCTCTTCTGCTTCAGCGTTAGGGCAAAAGGGTATGACGACTCGTAAACTCGAAATCACGGCCGTATCGGCGGAGGGTCTCCTCATCGGTGGAAAACCGGTAAAGAAAAACGCATTCGTCGCCTTTGACATCGCCGGCAATTATAGCAACCGGGCAATGAGAACGGAGGTCTGTGGGGATTATCCGGTGTGGAAAGAGAACCTAGAGACGGAGTTTTCGTTACCGCCGGAGAAGAAAGAGGGTTTCATGTACGTTAGGGTTTATTGCGAGATCTCCGGCGGGAACGATAAACACGTGGTAACGGCACGTGTGCCGATAAAGGATTTTACGGGAGAATATGCGCCGGAGGGTTTCTTGCAGTGTCTGAGTTACAGATTGTGGGACGATTACGGCAAAAGGAACGGTATTGTCAATTTCTCGGCGAGGATCGTGCCGATTAGTAAGCCCGGTCTGCGTCCCTTTTGGTTAAGGTAG